A window of Lagenorhynchus albirostris chromosome 11, mLagAlb1.1, whole genome shotgun sequence contains these coding sequences:
- the SULT4A1 gene encoding sulfotransferase 4A1: MAESEAETPSTPGEFESKYFEFHGVRLPPFCRGKMEEIANFPVRPSDVWIVTYPKSGTSLLQEVVYLVSQGADPDEIGLMNIDEQLPVLEYPQPGLDIIKELTSPRLIKSHLPYRFLPSDLHSGDSKVIYMARNPKDLVVSYYQFHRSLRTMSYRGTFQEFCRRFMNDKLGYGSWFEHVQEFWEHRMDSNVLFLKYEDMHRDLVTMVEQLARFLGVSCDKAQLESLIEHCHQLVDQCCNAEALPVGRGRVGLWKDIFTVSMNEKFDLVYKQKMGKCDLMFDFYL; this comes from the exons atgGCGGAGAGCGAGGCCGAGACCCCCAGCACGCCGGGCGAGTTCGAGAGCAAGTACTTCGAGTTCCATGGCGTGCGGCTACCGCCCTTCTGCCGCGGGAAGATGGAGGAGATCGCCAACTTCCCGGTGCGGCCCAGCGACGTGTGGATCGTCACCTACCCCAAGTCCG GCACTAGCCTGCTGCAGGAGGTGGTCTATTTGGTGAGCCAGGGGGCCGACCCTGATGAGATCGGCTTGATGAACATCGACGAGCAGCTCCCGGTCCTGGAGTACCCGCAGCCGGGCCTGGACATCATCAAG GAGCTGACGTCCCCCCGCCTCATCAAAAGCCACCTCCCTTACCGCTTCCTGCCCTCAGACCTCCACAGCGGCGACTCCAAG GTCATATACATGGCCCGGAACCCCAAGGACCTGGTGGTGTCCTATTACCAGTTCCACCGCTCCCTGCGGACCATGAGCTACCGAGGCACATTCCAGGAGTTCTGCCGGAGGTTCATGAACGACAAGT TGGGCTACGGCTCCTGGTTTGAGCACGTGCAGGAGTTCTGGGAGCACCGTATGGACTCGAACGTGCTTTTCCTCAAGTACGAAGACATGCACCGG GACCTGGTGACGATGGTGGAGCAGCTGGCCCGGTTCCTGGGGGTGTCGTGTGACAAGGCCCAGCTGGAGTCCCTGATCGAGCACTGCCACCAGCTGGTGGACCAGTGCTGCAACGCCGAGGCCCTGCCTGTGGGCCGGG GAAGAGTCGGGCTGTGGAAGGACATCTTCACTGTCTCCATGAACGAGAAGTTTGATTTGGTGTATAAACAGAAGATGGGAAAGTGTGACCTCATGTTCGACTTTTACTTATAA